The following proteins are encoded in a genomic region of Brachypodium distachyon strain Bd21 chromosome 1, Brachypodium_distachyon_v3.0, whole genome shotgun sequence:
- the LOC106865847 gene encoding peroxisomal membrane protein 13, with protein sequence MAGAPPKPWERAGAEGTSGPAPFKPPSGGSTSDVVEASGTAKPGETIAATTANVSNPVSRTMPQRPWQQQTGYGNSYGGAGYGSNMYSSLGGYGNTYGSGGMYGNSMYSSYGGGGGLYGGSGMYGGGMYNSGMGGSYGGYGMGGMGGMGGMGGMGGMGGMGPYGNPDPNSFGPPAAPPGFWVSFLRVMHGAVSFFGRVAFLVEQNTQAFYLFITAMLQLFDRSGMLYGELARFVLRLLGVRTKSKKGRVQGPEAPAFEGPGQQFLEAPKGNNSWDSVWGN encoded by the exons ATGGCAG GTGCGCCACCAAAACCGTGGGAGCGTGCTGGGGCCGAGGGAACATCTGGTCCAGCACCATTCAAGCCACCGTCTGGTGGCAGCACTAGCGATGTCGTCGAAGCTTCTGGTACAGCTAAACCTGGAGAGACAATTGCTGCTACAACTGCCAATGTAAGTAACCCTGTCTCCAGGACTATGCCCCAACGTCCTTGGCAGCAGCAGACAGGCTATGGAAATTCTTACGGAG GAGCAGGATATGGGTCCAATATGTATAGTTCACTTGGTGGATATGGCAATACTTATGGTAGCGGTGGGATGTATGGAAATAGCATGTACTCAAGCtatggaggaggtggtggcctcTATGGAGGTTCTGGGATGTACGGTGGAGGCATGTATAACAGTGGGATGGGAGGCTCTTACGGTGGTTACGGCATGGGCGGTATGGGTGGCATGGGCGGAATGGGTGGTATGGGTGGCATGGGCGGTATGGGTCCTTACGGTAATCCGGATCCGAATTCATTTGGCCCTCCCGCAGCGCCACCAGGTTTCTGGGTCTCCTTCCTACGAGTG ATGCATGGTGCCGTCAGTTTCTTTGGGCGAGTTGCATTCCTTGTTGAGCAGAACACACAAGCCTTCTATTTATTCATTACAGCTATGTTGCAG CTCTTCGATCGGTCTGGTATGCTTTACGGCGAGCTTGCAAGATTTGTCTTGCGCCTGCTAGGAGTCCGAACAAAGTCAAAGAAGGGCCGTGTTCAGGGTCCAGAGGCCCCGGCATTCGAGGGTCCTGGCCAGCAGTTTCTCGAGGCACCAAAAGGCAACAACTCGTGGGACAGTGTTTGGGGAAACTAA
- the LOC100834954 gene encoding leucine-rich repeat receptor-like serine/threonine-protein kinase At1g17230: MARFLLPLLLFAAAACSAVSASEEEPAAAALREFKRALADIDGRLSSWDNSTGRGPCEWAGIACSSSGEVTGVKLHGLNLSGSLSASAAAAICASLPRLAVLNVSKNALSGPIPATLSACHALQVLDLSTNSLSGAIPPQLCSSLPSLRRLFLSENLLSGEIPAAIGGLAALEELVIYSNNLTGAIPPSIRLLQRLRVVRAGLNDLSGPIPVEITECAALEVLGLAQNALAGPLPPQLSRFKNLTTLILWQNALTGEIPPELGSCTSLEMLALNDNGFTGGVPRELGALSMLVKLYIYRNQLDGTIPKELGSLQSAVEIDLSENRLVGVIPGELGRISTLQLLHLFENRLQGSIPPELAQLSVIRRIDLSINNLTGKIPVEFQKLTCLEYLQLFNNQIHGVIPPLLGARSNLSVLDLSDNRLKGRIPRHLCRYQKLIFLSLGSNRLIGNIPPGVKACMTLTQLRLGGNKLTGSLPVELSLLQNLSSLEMNRNRFSGPIPPEIGKFKSMERLILAENYFVGQIPASIGNLAELVAFNVSSNQLAGPVPRELARCSKLQRLDLSRNSFTGIIPQELGTLVNLEQLKLSDNNLTGTIPSSFGGLSRLTELQMGGNLLSGQVPVELGKLNALQIALNISHNMLSGEIPTQLGNLRMLEYLYLNNNELEGKVPSSFGELSSLMECNLSYNNLVGPLPDTMLFEHLDSTNFLGNDGLCGIKGKACPASLKSSYASREAAAQKRFLREKVISIVSITVILVSLVLIAVVCWLLKSKIPEIVSNEERKTGFSGPHYFLKERITYQELLKATEGFSEGAVIGRGACGIVYKAVMPDGRRIAVKKLKCQGEGSSVDRSFRAEITTLGNVRHRNIVKLYGFCSNQDSNLILYEYMENGSLGEFLHGKDAYLLDWDTRYRIAFGAAEGLRYLHSDCKPKVIHRDIKSNNILLDEMMEAHVGDFGLAKIIDISNSRTMSAVAGSYGYIAPEYAFTMKVTEKCDIYSFGVVLLELVTGQCPIQPLEKGGDLVNLVRRTMNSMAPNSDVFDSRLNLNSKRAVEEMTLVLKIALFCTSESPLDRPSMREVISMLIDARASSCDSYSSPASEPPTEDESHFKLQRQVHPCTKGVYTA, encoded by the exons ATGGCGCGATTCTTGCTCCCGCTGCTCctgttcgccgccgccgcgtgctcgGCCGTGTCGGCGAGCGAGGaagagccggcggcggcggcgctgcgggagTTCAAGCGCGCGCTGGCGGACATCGACGGGCGCCTCTCGAGCTGGGACAACTCGACGGGCCGCGGGCCTTGTGAGTGGGCCGGCAttgcctgctcctcctccggcgaggTGACCGGCGTCAAGCTCCACGGGCTCAACCTCAGCGGGTCgctctccgcctccgccgccgccgccatctgcgCGTCCCTCCCGCGCCTCGCCGTCCTCAACGTCTCCAAGAACGCCCTATCCGGCCCCATCCCGGCGACCCTCTCCGCCTGCCATGCCCTCCAGGTGCTCGATCTCAGCACCAACTCCCTCTCGGGCGCCATCCCGCCGCAGCTCTGCAGCTCCCTGCCGTCCCTGCGCCGGCTCTTCCTCAGCGAGAACCTTctctccggcgagatcccCGCGGCCATCGGCGGCCTCGCCGCGCTCGAGGAGCTCGTCATCTACAGCAACAACCTCACCGGCGCCATCCCGCCGTCCATCCGTTTGCTCCAGCGGCTTCGCGTCGTCCGCGCCGGGCTCAACGACCTCTCCGGCCCGATCCCCGTCGAGATCACGGAGTGCGCCGCCCTCGAGGTGCTCGGGCTCGCGCAGAACGCCCTCGCTGGCCCGCTGCCACCGCAGCTCTCCCGGTTCAAGAACCTCACCACGCTGATCCTCTGGCAGAACGCTCTCACCGGCGAGATCCCGCCGGAGCTCGGGAGCTGCACGAGCCTCGAGATGCTCGCGTTGAACGACAATGGTTTCACTGGTGGCGTGCCGAGGGAGCTCGGCGCGCTGTCCATGCTCGTCAAGCTCTACATTTACCGGAACCAGCTTGATGGTACCATCCCCAAGGAGCTTGGGAGCTTGCAGAGCGCCGTGGAGATCGACCTGTCGGAGAACAGGCTCGTCGGAGTCATCCCCGGTGAGCTTGGCAGGATATCCACGCTCCAGCTGCTCCACCTCTTTGAGAACCGTTTGCAAGGTAGCATTCCGCCGGAGCTTGCACAGTTGAGTGTGATAAGGAGGATTGACCTGTCTATCAACAACCTCACCGGCAAAATTCCGGTGGAGTTTCAGAAACTCACCTGCTTGGAGTACCTGCAGCTCTTCAACAACCAAATCCATGGTGTCATTCCTCCTTTACTTGGAGCCCGCAGCAATCTCTCGGTGCTCGACTTGTCGGACAACCGGTTGAAGGGGAGAATCCCACGTCATCTCTGCAGGTATCAGAAGCTTATCTTCTTGAGCCTGGGGTCGAACCGTCTCATCGGCAACATACCTCCTGGAGTGAAGGCTTGCATGACCCTGACACAGCTCCGGTTGGGAGGCAACAAGCTAACCGGGAGCCTGCCTGTGGAGCTGTCGCTGCTGCAAAACCTTTCTTCGCTTGAGATGAACCGGAACCGGTTCTCCGGCCCGATACCGCCTGAGATCGGCAAGTTCAAGAGCATGGAGAGGCTGATTTTGGCGGAGAATTACTTTGTCGGACAGATACCTGCTTCCATTGGCAACCTGGCGGAGCTTGTCGCCTTCAATGTGTCGTCGAACCAGCTCGCTGGACCGGTCCCTCGGGAGCTGGCAAGGTGTTCAAAGCTCCAGAGGCTTGATCTCAGCAGAAACTCCTTCACCGGAATTATTCCTCAGGAGCTCGGCACATTAGTAAACCTGGAGCAACTGAAGCTATCCGACAACAATCTGACTGGAACTATTCCGAGCAGTTTTGGAGGCCTTTCGCGGCTCACAGAGCTGCAGATGGGAGGCAATCTTCTGTCTGGTCAAGTGCCGGTTGAGCTTGGCAAGCTCAATGCACTCCAGATCGCTCTCAATATCAGCCACAACATGCTCTCTGGTGAGATTCCGACGCAACTAGGGAATTTGCGCATGCTGGAGTACCTGTACCTGAACAACAATGAGCTTGAAGGAAAGGTCCCTTCCTCATTCGGTGAACTCTCAAGCCTTATGGAATGCAACCTTTCTTACAACAATCTTGTTGGGCCGCTTCCCGACACCATGTTGTTCGAGCACCTGGATAGCACCAACTTCCTTGGCAACGATGGCCTTTGTGGTATCAAAGGGAAAGCTTGTCCAGCTTCATTGAAGTCATCTTACGCAAGCAGGGAGGCGGCAGCGCAGAAGAGGTTTCTCAGGGAGAAGGTCATCAGCATTGTCTCCATTACCGTGATATTGGTATCATTGGTGCTGATTGCTGTCGTTTGCTGGCTCTTAAAGTCCAAGATACCAGAGATTGTATCGAATGAAGAGCGCAAGACTGGGTTTTCTGGTCCTCACTACTTTCTTAAGGAGCGGATAACCTATCAGGAGCTTCTGAAAGCGACTGAGGGCTTCTCGGAGGGTGCCGTGATCGGAAGGGGTGCTTGTGGCATAGTCTATAAGGCTGTCATGCCTGATGGTCGGAGAATTGCAGTAAAGAAGCTCAAGTGTCAAGGAGAGGGCTCCAGTGTTGACAGAAGCTTCCGAGCCGAGATAACTACCCTTGGAAATGTCAGGCACCGCAACATTGTCAAGCTGTATGGTTTCTGCTCCAACCAGGACTCCAATCTTATACTGTACGAGTACATGGAAAATGGTAGCCTTGGAGAGTTTCTCCATGGTAAGGATGCATACCTCCTTGACTGGGACACCCGGTACCGGATCGCTTTTGGGGCTGCTGAAGGCCTGCGGTATCTTCATAGTGATTGCAAACCAAAGGTGATTCATCGTGACATAAAGTCCAATAACATACTGCTCGATGAGATGATGGAGGCTCATGTGGGGGACTTTGGTTTGGCAAAAATAATTGACATTTCCAACTCCAGAACAATGTCAGCTGTTGCCGGATCATACGGTTACATTGCCCCAG AGTATGCTTTCACCATGAAGGTCACTGAAAAGTGTGATATTTATAGTTTCGGGGTGGTCTTGTTGGAACTGGTGACTGGGCAATGTCCAATTCAGCCGCTCGAGAAAGGAGGAGATCTTGTGAATTTGGTGAGGCGGACGATGAACAGCATGGCACCAAATTCTGACGTTTTTGACAGCAGGCTCAATCTGAACTCGAAGAGGGCTGTGGAAGAAATGACTCTAGTGCTGAAGATTGCACTGTTCTGCACCAGTGAATCACCATTGGATAGACCTAGCATGCGAGAAGTGATATCGATGTTGATCGATGCCAGAGCCTCCTCTTGTGACTCGTATTCGTCTCCAGCGTCAGAGCCACCCACTGAAGATGAGTCCCATTTTAAACTTCAGAG